From one Triticum urartu cultivar G1812 chromosome 3, Tu2.1, whole genome shotgun sequence genomic stretch:
- the LOC125543921 gene encoding protein GL2-INTERACTING REPRESSOR 1-like, which produces MSRSNRKSSSKGLDLKLNLSLPARGDSSNRVMADEESSPSSCLSSENEHGLQWSNSPEATSMVLAACPRCFIYVMLPQDDPRCPQCKSPVLLDFLQDSGNNNNNTNSNSRKSRRG; this is translated from the coding sequence ATGAGCCGCAGCAACAGGAAGAGCTCATCAAAGGGCCTTGACCTGAAGCTGAACCTCTCGCTGCCCGCAAGAGGGGACTCCTCCAACAGGGTGATGGCTGACGAGGAGTCGTCCCCGAGCTCGTGCCTGTCGTCGGAGAACGAGCATGGCCTGCAGTGGTCCAACAGCCCCGAAGCGACGTCCATGGTGCTCGCCGCCTGCCCTCGCTGCTTCATCTACGTCATGCTCCCCCAGGACGACCCTCGGTGCCCCCAGTGCAAGAGCCCCGTGCTCCTTGACTTCCTGCAGGACAGTggcaacaataacaacaacaccAACAGCAACAGCAGGAAGAGCAGGAGGGGGTGA